The following are encoded in a window of Thermodesulfobacterium geofontis OPF15 genomic DNA:
- a CDS encoding UTP--glucose-1-phosphate uridylyltransferase, with product MIRKAVIPVAGLGTRMLPITKVVPKELLNIIDRPTIEYIVDEIISSGITTLIFIISQGKGGIIDYFDTNLNLRSFLKERGKLDLLKIVEEVEEKIKHLIEVRQKIPEGLGHAVLMAERAVENEPFAVVLGDDLVDAEIPCLRQMINIYNLLSNKTKNHSIIAVEEVSKEDISRYGIIDGERVDNNLIKIKKVIEKPSPKEAPSNLAIIGRYIFDPVIFDFLKKIPKTHGEYQLTDAIQLMIENGYEVYAYLFEGMRFDTGNKEGFFRTILHYAIKNPNLKEVLIRFVNERKIC from the coding sequence ATGATAAGAAAAGCAGTTATTCCTGTTGCTGGACTTGGCACAAGAATGCTTCCTATAACTAAAGTAGTTCCTAAAGAACTTCTTAACATAATAGATAGACCTACCATAGAATACATAGTTGATGAGATTATATCTTCGGGAATAACTACACTTATATTTATTATTTCCCAAGGAAAAGGGGGAATTATTGATTATTTTGATACCAATCTAAATTTAAGAAGTTTTTTGAAAGAAAGAGGGAAATTAGACCTTCTTAAAATAGTAGAGGAAGTAGAGGAAAAGATAAAACATTTAATAGAAGTGCGACAGAAAATTCCTGAAGGGCTTGGGCATGCTGTACTTATGGCTGAAAGGGCTGTTGAAAATGAACCCTTTGCAGTAGTATTAGGAGATGACTTGGTTGATGCAGAGATTCCTTGTCTAAGACAGATGATAAATATTTATAATCTTCTTTCTAATAAAACTAAAAATCACAGCATTATTGCTGTGGAAGAGGTTTCTAAGGAAGATATTTCCAGATATGGAATTATTGATGGGGAAAGAGTAGATAATAACTTAATAAAAATAAAAAAAGTTATAGAGAAACCTTCTCCAAAAGAAGCTCCTTCAAATTTAGCTATTATAGGAAGATATATTTTCGACCCAGTTATTTTTGATTTTCTAAAAAAAATTCCTAAAACTCACGGAGAATATCAACTTACTGATGCTATTCAGTTAATGATAGAAAATGGTTATGAGGTTTATGCTTATTTATTTGAGGGAATGAGATTTGATACAGGAAATAAAGAAGGATTTTTTAGAACAATTCTTCATTACGCTATAAAAAATCCCAATTTAAAAGAAGTTTTGATAAGATTCGTAAATGAAAGAAAAATTTGTTAA
- a CDS encoding shikimate dehydrogenase: MYEVYGIIGDPVSHSLSPIMHNLAFREKNIRAVYGAFRVSADQLAKAVEGIKALNIKGLSVTIPHKEKIIEYLDEIDEIAYEIGAVNTVLNKEGILKGYNTDWIGVIKAFEVNGVELRDKKIVVIGAGGASKAVIYALIKSKAKKIHVYNRTFEKAKILEEKFKIIAKPWEELKNAEGDIIIQTTSVGLKSWETPVEEEIISRFKVAMDIVYLPLKTKFLSIAERYGKIIDGLQMLLYQGVEQFKLWTGIEPPVELMKKALYEEAKRIEKEILK, from the coding sequence ATGTATGAAGTTTATGGAATAATTGGAGATCCTGTGAGTCATTCTTTATCTCCTATAATGCATAATCTTGCTTTTAGAGAAAAAAATATAAGAGCAGTATATGGAGCTTTTAGAGTAAGTGCTGATCAGTTGGCAAAAGCTGTAGAGGGAATAAAAGCTCTTAATATAAAAGGTCTTTCTGTAACCATTCCTCATAAAGAAAAAATTATAGAATATTTAGATGAAATAGATGAAATAGCTTATGAAATTGGGGCAGTTAATACTGTTTTAAATAAAGAAGGTATTTTAAAAGGATACAATACCGATTGGATAGGTGTTATAAAGGCTTTTGAAGTAAATGGAGTAGAACTTAGAGATAAAAAAATTGTTGTTATAGGAGCTGGAGGGGCTTCAAAAGCAGTTATCTATGCTCTTATAAAAAGTAAGGCAAAGAAAATCCATGTTTATAATCGCACCTTTGAAAAAGCTAAAATTTTAGAAGAAAAATTTAAAATAATTGCAAAACCTTGGGAAGAACTAAAGAATGCAGAGGGAGATATTATTATTCAAACAACTAGTGTAGGATTAAAATCCTGGGAAACCCCAGTTGAAGAAGAGATAATTTCCAGATTTAAAGTTGCTATGGATATAGTTTATTTGCCTTTAAAAACTAAATTTTTGTCTATAGCTGAAAGATACGGAAAAATAATTGATGGGTTGCAAATGCTTCTTTATCAAGGAGTTGAACAATTTAAACTTTGGACAGGTATAGAACCCCCTGTAGAGTTAATGAAAAAAGCTCTATATGAAGAAGCAAAAAGAATAGAAAAAGAGATTTTAAAATGA
- a CDS encoding AAA family ATPase — protein MLKTPKYKIEKIDSSKSYKSFYDFNLKPAELEAYLDEYIVGQREAKTIIATKICTHFHKIKNFLLKQGKEDATEFIKNNIFIIGPTGVGKTYMIKLIAKKIGVPFVKGDATKFSETGYVGGDIEDLIRDLYWEANGDLEKAQFGIIFLDEIDKIASSGETIGPDISRTGVQRALLKPLEETEVEIKIPQENYSLFEVSESQGKLKRKKVTLNTKYVLFIVSGAFQGLEEIIKKRMKKQSMGFISEIENKEEIKINYFKFVIPEDLVNYGFEREFVGRFPVIAVFEPLTEDELYEILSNPNDPVVINKKRDFKVYEIDLAFTDEAFREIAKMAYKENTGARALARILERILIPFERTLPSLSFNFLGVTKEIVEDPYKVLLAMSESPYNPKWKENYYKALEDEKRRVKNYLSRREKLLSEDKLEITPKRLELIFKLYKEKDIELNKALEEILSLWRQIKSYEMAFERKNFLKIIFTEDAVDNILEAVIKKNWGVFTYCENIMSKLEYSLNYLKEIRDKEVIYINSLAFRDPEKFIEEYLLI, from the coding sequence ATGCTTAAAACACCAAAATATAAAATAGAAAAAATTGATTCCTCAAAAAGTTATAAGTCCTTTTATGATTTTAATCTTAAGCCTGCAGAACTTGAAGCCTATTTGGATGAATATATTGTAGGACAGAGAGAAGCTAAAACTATTATAGCAACTAAGATTTGTACCCATTTTCATAAAATCAAAAACTTTCTTTTAAAACAAGGCAAAGAAGATGCAACAGAATTTATAAAAAATAACATTTTCATTATAGGACCTACAGGGGTAGGTAAAACTTATATGATAAAACTTATTGCTAAAAAAATTGGAGTTCCCTTTGTAAAAGGAGATGCAACTAAATTTAGTGAAACAGGTTATGTAGGAGGAGATATAGAAGATTTAATTAGAGATTTATATTGGGAGGCAAATGGAGATTTAGAAAAAGCTCAATTTGGAATAATATTTTTAGATGAGATTGATAAAATTGCCTCTTCTGGAGAAACAATAGGTCCAGATATTTCAAGAACTGGAGTTCAAAGAGCCTTATTAAAACCTTTAGAAGAAACTGAAGTAGAAATTAAAATTCCCCAAGAAAATTATAGCCTCTTTGAAGTTTCGGAATCACAGGGGAAGCTAAAAAGAAAAAAAGTTACTCTTAATACCAAATATGTACTTTTTATTGTAAGTGGAGCTTTTCAAGGATTGGAAGAAATTATTAAAAAGAGAATGAAAAAACAAAGTATGGGATTTATTTCCGAAATTGAAAATAAAGAGGAGATAAAAATTAATTATTTTAAGTTTGTTATTCCTGAAGATTTAGTAAATTATGGATTTGAAAGAGAATTTGTGGGAAGATTTCCAGTTATTGCAGTTTTTGAACCTCTAACAGAGGATGAATTGTATGAAATACTTTCCAATCCTAATGATCCAGTTGTGATAAATAAAAAAAGGGATTTTAAAGTTTATGAAATTGATCTTGCATTTACAGATGAGGCATTCAGAGAAATAGCTAAAATGGCTTATAAAGAAAATACAGGTGCTCGTGCCCTTGCCCGTATTTTAGAAAGAATTCTTATTCCCTTTGAAAGAACCCTTCCTTCTCTTTCTTTTAATTTTTTAGGTGTGACTAAAGAAATTGTTGAAGATCCTTATAAAGTTTTGTTAGCTATGAGTGAATCACCCTATAACCCTAAATGGAAAGAAAATTATTACAAAGCTTTAGAAGATGAAAAAAGAAGAGTAAAAAATTATTTGAGCCGTAGAGAAAAATTATTATCTGAGGATAAGTTGGAAATTACACCAAAAAGATTAGAACTTATATTTAAACTATATAAAGAAAAAGACATAGAGCTAAACAAAGCTTTGGAAGAGATTTTATCTCTTTGGAGACAGATAAAAAGCTATGAAATGGCTTTTGAAAGAAAAAACTTTTTAAAAATAATTTTTACTGAAGACGCTGTGGATAATATATTAGAAGCAGTAATAAAGAAAAATTGGGGAGTATTTACTTATTGTGAAAATATAATGTCTAAATTGGAATATAGTTTAAATTATTTAAAAGAGATAAGGGATAAAGAAGTAATTTATATAAATTCTTTAGCTTTTAGGGATCCGGAGAAGTTTATAGAAGAATATCTTTTAATTTGA
- a CDS encoding response regulator, with protein sequence MVYLALSESLYNKLAKLLQEYKIKYKIIEDGESLLELAKKERPKLIILEKDLPLLDGFAVTLLLKSDEKTKDIPILAVCKCKYKEEEIKAKDCGVDDIIFCPFEEKEIIEKIEKWMKGK encoded by the coding sequence ATGGTATATTTAGCTCTTTCAGAGAGCCTATATAATAAATTAGCTAAACTTCTGCAAGAATATAAAATTAAATACAAAATCATTGAAGATGGTGAGAGCTTGCTAGAATTAGCTAAAAAGGAAAGACCTAAACTTATTATTTTAGAAAAAGACTTGCCTCTTCTTGACGGTTTTGCTGTAACTCTTTTATTGAAATCTGATGAGAAAACAAAAGATATTCCTATTTTAGCTGTTTGTAAGTGTAAATATAAAGAAGAAGAGATAAAAGCCAAAGATTGCGGAGTAGATGATATAATATTTTGTCCTTTTGAGGAAAAGGAAATAATTGAAAAAATAGAAAAATGGATGAAAGGTAAATAA
- a CDS encoding radical SAM/SPASM domain-containing protein, producing the protein MISISKLYCGAVEALDHIRYGKTSFKDKRPVVVWNVTKACNLKCIHCYAKADNKRAPDELTTEEGYKFLEDLAQFGSPVILFSGGEPLVRPDILDLINRAVKLGLRTVISTNGVLIDDSLAKELKKLGVSYVGISLDGWKEVHDKFRGVKGAFEKVISAVLACKKENLKVGLRFTMSKLNAKEIPKIFDLVEELEIPRICFYHLVYSGRGSKLIEQDLSHKETRYWVDYIINRTKELHDKNLKVEVLTVDNHADGPYLYLRMKKEGHPKAEEVYELLKINGGNNSGVGIGCVSWDGFVYADQFWRSYTFGNVRERPFSKIWMDTSNPLMAKLKEKKKYVKGRCAKCKFLDLCAGNFRARAEAVTGDIWAPDPACYLTDEEIGISENKNE; encoded by the coding sequence ATGATAAGTATATCTAAACTCTATTGTGGTGCTGTTGAAGCTCTTGACCATATAAGATATGGAAAAACATCTTTTAAAGATAAAAGACCTGTGGTTGTTTGGAATGTTACTAAAGCTTGTAACTTAAAATGTATTCATTGTTATGCTAAAGCTGATAATAAGAGAGCACCTGATGAACTAACTACAGAAGAAGGTTATAAGTTTCTTGAAGATCTTGCTCAATTTGGTTCTCCAGTAATCCTTTTTTCCGGTGGTGAGCCTTTAGTAAGACCTGATATTCTTGATTTAATCAATAGGGCAGTAAAATTAGGATTAAGAACTGTTATTTCTACAAATGGTGTACTTATTGATGATTCTTTGGCAAAGGAATTAAAAAAGCTTGGTGTTTCTTATGTAGGGATTAGTCTTGATGGTTGGAAAGAAGTTCATGATAAGTTTAGAGGGGTAAAAGGTGCTTTTGAAAAGGTAATCTCAGCTGTTTTGGCTTGCAAAAAAGAAAATCTTAAAGTGGGTTTACGGTTTACTATGAGTAAACTTAATGCTAAGGAAATACCTAAAATTTTTGATTTAGTTGAGGAATTAGAAATTCCAAGAATTTGTTTTTATCATCTTGTTTACTCAGGAAGAGGATCAAAACTTATAGAGCAAGATTTAAGTCACAAAGAAACTCGTTATTGGGTAGATTATATTATTAATAGAACTAAAGAACTACATGATAAAAATTTAAAAGTAGAGGTTTTAACAGTTGATAATCATGCAGATGGTCCCTATCTTTATTTAAGAATGAAAAAAGAGGGGCATCCCAAAGCAGAAGAAGTTTATGAACTTCTTAAAATAAACGGAGGGAATAATAGTGGGGTTGGAATTGGCTGCGTTTCTTGGGATGGATTTGTTTATGCTGATCAATTTTGGAGAAGTTATACCTTTGGGAACGTAAGAGAAAGACCTTTTAGTAAAATATGGATGGATACTTCAAATCCCTTAATGGCAAAATTAAAAGAAAAGAAAAAATATGTAAAAGGCAGATGCGCTAAGTGTAAATTTTTAGACCTTTGTGCAGGTAATTTTAGAGCCCGAGCTGAAGCAGTAACAGGGGATATATGGGCTCCAGATCCAGCTTGTTATTTAACTGATGAAGAAATAGGAATTTCAGAAAATAAAAATGAATAA
- a CDS encoding type I 3-dehydroquinate dehydratase, which produces MFCITVAETSYKKLLDTIKKGAKYTDFFEIRADYLEELNTLYLEKLLKLPYKFLFTLRSYEEGGYKKFSDDFKLKWISWALKQNFYLVDLEWKFFKKFSTKLKDLDFDKILFSYHDFKKTPSENYLIKILLEMKKRKVKKAKIVCLCKTFEDSFKLLNLIFLAKKRGIELISFGMGEKGRLSRILSLFCGSPFTYVVFSKKEVVAPGQFDIKSALKIYNNLKQMIS; this is translated from the coding sequence ATGTTTTGCATCACTGTAGCAGAAACCTCCTATAAAAAACTTTTAGACACAATAAAAAAAGGAGCTAAATATACTGATTTTTTTGAAATAAGAGCAGATTATTTGGAAGAGTTGAACACTTTATATTTAGAAAAACTTCTTAAATTGCCCTACAAATTTTTATTTACTCTTAGGAGCTATGAAGAGGGTGGTTATAAAAAATTCTCAGATGATTTTAAATTAAAATGGATTTCTTGGGCTTTAAAACAAAATTTTTACTTAGTTGATTTAGAATGGAAATTTTTTAAAAAATTTTCTACTAAATTGAAAGATTTGGATTTTGATAAAATTTTGTTTTCTTATCATGATTTCAAAAAAACTCCATCTGAAAATTATCTGATAAAAATACTTTTGGAAATGAAAAAAAGAAAAGTAAAAAAAGCTAAAATAGTTTGTTTATGTAAAACTTTTGAGGATTCTTTTAAACTTTTAAATCTTATCTTTTTAGCTAAAAAAAGGGGAATTGAGTTAATAAGTTTTGGTATGGGAGAAAAAGGAAGACTTAGTAGAATACTTTCTTTATTTTGCGGATCTCCCTTTACTTATGTAGTTTTTTCTAAAAAAGAAGTGGTTGCTCCAGGGCAATTTGATATAAAATCAGCTCTCAAAATTTATAATAATCTTAAACAAATGATAAGTTAA
- a CDS encoding IMP cyclohydrolase: protein MNKIERALISVTDKTGIVEFAKELENLGIEIISTGGTAKVLKEGGVKVIDISHLTGFPEILEGRVKTLHPKVHGGILFKRDEKEHLETIKKYEIKPLDLIVVNLYTFEKVVEEGANLEKAIENIDIGGPTLIRAGAKNFKYVTVVVDKEDYPLVLEEIKKYGNTTLKTRFELAKKVFKLTSNYDQMIFNYLSQIDI from the coding sequence ATGAATAAAATAGAAAGAGCTTTAATAAGTGTTACAGATAAAACAGGCATTGTTGAATTTGCAAAAGAACTAGAAAATCTTGGTATAGAAATTATTTCTACAGGTGGAACAGCAAAAGTTCTAAAAGAAGGAGGAGTTAAAGTAATTGATATTTCTCATTTAACAGGTTTTCCGGAAATACTTGAAGGAAGAGTAAAAACTCTTCACCCAAAAGTTCATGGCGGTATACTCTTTAAAAGAGATGAAAAAGAACATTTAGAAACTATTAAAAAATATGAAATAAAACCCCTAGATTTAATAGTAGTTAATCTTTATACCTTTGAAAAAGTTGTAGAAGAAGGTGCAAATCTTGAGAAAGCTATAGAGAACATTGATATTGGAGGTCCAACCTTAATAAGAGCAGGAGCTAAAAATTTTAAATACGTTACAGTAGTTGTTGATAAGGAAGATTATCCCTTAGTTTTAGAAGAAATCAAAAAGTACGGAAATACAACATTAAAAACAAGATTTGAACTTGCTAAAAAGGTTTTTAAATTAACAAGTAATTATGACCAGATGATTTTTAACTATCTTTCCCAAATTGATATCTAA
- the priA gene encoding replication restart helicase PriA, which produces MYLVDVVLPLPLYQSFSYLSKNLLIPGIRVLAPFRNYLLIGIVKNCFKVTEEALSPKIEYKWIEEILDTSPLIPPNLFDFLDWVSQYYLTPIGLVYKIALPPGIFSLPKRRIYLTEKGKKAIKEGYLPESYSFIKRKGYSLKYFIKKFGISLKEINRFKEEGFLTIKAEFPQTKIPTEVFIRLKESKIEDPLLEEEIIRYLKEKTEVPEKILKKRFSLKEIKRLLEMGILEKVEYPKIRKIMLSLEIPKEYKLTPQQKDVFEGIRALVIQGVFKPIFLYGVTGSGKSFIYIEIIKEVLKSGKKVLVLVPEIALTTYMEMLLLNYFKDKIGLLHSGLSPSERLNEWMRILREEVHIVIGTRSAIFAPIQNLGLIIVDEEHDPSYKEENLACKYHARDLALIRGKIENIPVILGSATPSIKSFYFAKKGKYHLFTLKERPFASLPEITFVENKPPKLISEELKKEIEKTLKKGKSVFLYLNRRGYAPLVECVECSYIWGCPNCGIPLTYHKEEKVLLCHYCNFKISSLTVCPQCGGFKMKFRKAGTERVEEEIKKIFPKVEVIRLDRDAVNTERKLAQILEKLYRAEPKIIVGTQMGVHGHNFPEVDLVSILRAEEGLFLPHYKSGERTFQLLIQAEGRAGRKKEKGKVILQSSIKDHYAIKYALEQNYEGFFEEEIKLRKRFLFPPFVRLVLIRIEGIKEEKVKEKCIEAKRYLEDLFLKMDIKNVEILGPAPCPFRKLKGFYRWHIILKTKNYKLLNKALFEFLTKFKVVGLKLSVDVDPEDLL; this is translated from the coding sequence ATGTATTTAGTTGATGTTGTATTACCTCTTCCTCTTTATCAAAGTTTTTCCTATCTAAGTAAAAATTTACTTATTCCTGGAATAAGAGTTTTAGCTCCTTTTAGAAATTATCTTTTAATTGGAATAGTAAAAAATTGTTTTAAGGTAACAGAAGAAGCACTTTCTCCTAAAATAGAATATAAATGGATAGAGGAAATTTTAGATACTTCACCCTTAATTCCTCCAAATCTTTTTGATTTTTTAGATTGGGTATCTCAGTATTACCTTACCCCTATAGGCCTTGTTTATAAAATTGCTTTACCACCTGGAATATTCTCTTTACCTAAAAGAAGAATCTACCTCACTGAAAAAGGGAAAAAAGCAATAAAAGAGGGCTATTTACCTGAGAGCTATTCTTTTATTAAAAGAAAGGGATATAGTTTGAAATATTTTATAAAAAAATTTGGAATCTCTTTAAAAGAGATAAACAGATTTAAAGAAGAAGGATTTCTTACTATAAAAGCGGAATTTCCCCAAACTAAAATTCCTACAGAAGTGTTTATAAGACTTAAAGAATCTAAAATTGAGGATCCTCTTTTAGAAGAGGAAATTATAAGATATCTAAAAGAAAAAACAGAGGTTCCTGAAAAAATTTTAAAAAAGAGATTTTCTCTAAAAGAAATAAAGAGATTGTTAGAAATGGGCATATTAGAAAAGGTTGAATACCCCAAAATTAGAAAAATAATGCTTTCTTTAGAAATTCCTAAGGAATACAAACTTACGCCTCAACAAAAGGATGTTTTTGAAGGAATTAGAGCTTTGGTTATTCAAGGAGTATTTAAACCTATTTTTCTCTATGGAGTCACAGGAAGCGGGAAATCTTTTATTTATATAGAAATTATAAAAGAGGTTCTAAAAAGTGGAAAAAAAGTTTTGGTTTTGGTTCCTGAAATAGCATTAACTACTTATATGGAGATGTTACTTTTAAATTATTTTAAAGACAAAATCGGACTTCTTCATAGCGGACTTTCTCCTTCTGAAAGACTAAATGAATGGATGAGAATATTGAGAGAAGAAGTTCATATAGTAATAGGAACAAGATCGGCTATATTCGCTCCTATCCAAAATTTAGGTCTTATTATTGTTGATGAAGAGCATGATCCCTCTTATAAAGAAGAAAATTTAGCTTGTAAATATCACGCAAGAGATTTAGCCTTAATTAGAGGGAAAATAGAAAATATTCCTGTAATCCTTGGCTCTGCAACACCAAGTATTAAAAGTTTTTATTTTGCCAAAAAAGGAAAATATCATCTTTTTACATTAAAGGAAAGACCCTTTGCCAGTTTACCAGAAATTACTTTTGTTGAAAACAAACCTCCTAAACTTATTTCAGAAGAACTTAAAAAAGAAATAGAAAAAACACTTAAAAAAGGAAAATCAGTTTTTCTTTACTTAAATAGAAGAGGATATGCACCTCTTGTTGAGTGTGTGGAATGTAGTTATATATGGGGTTGTCCTAATTGCGGAATCCCTCTTACCTATCATAAGGAAGAAAAGGTGCTTTTATGTCATTATTGTAATTTTAAAATAAGCTCTTTAACCGTTTGCCCACAATGTGGAGGATTTAAGATGAAATTTAGAAAAGCAGGTACTGAAAGGGTAGAAGAAGAAATTAAAAAAATTTTTCCTAAAGTAGAAGTTATAAGATTAGACAGAGATGCGGTAAATACTGAAAGAAAATTAGCGCAGATATTGGAGAAGCTTTACAGAGCTGAGCCTAAAATTATTGTAGGAACTCAGATGGGAGTTCACGGACATAATTTTCCAGAAGTAGATTTGGTTAGCATCTTAAGAGCTGAAGAAGGTTTATTTCTTCCTCACTATAAATCTGGAGAAAGAACCTTTCAACTCTTAATACAAGCAGAAGGAAGAGCAGGAAGAAAAAAAGAAAAAGGGAAAGTAATTTTACAAAGTTCTATAAAAGATCATTATGCTATAAAGTACGCTTTGGAGCAAAATTATGAAGGATTTTTTGAAGAAGAGATTAAACTTAGAAAACGATTTCTTTTTCCTCCCTTTGTAAGACTTGTTTTAATAAGAATTGAGGGAATAAAAGAAGAAAAGGTAAAAGAAAAATGTATAGAAGCTAAAAGATATCTAGAAGATTTATTTTTAAAAATGGATATAAAAAATGTAGAAATTTTAGGTCCCGCCCCTTGTCCTTTCAGAAAATTAAAAGGCTTTTATAGGTGGCATATTATTTTAAAAACAAAAAACTACAAATTATTAAATAAGGCATTATTCGAATTTTTAACAAAATTTAAAGTAGTAGGATTAAAACTGTCTGTTGATGTAGACCCAGAAGATTTATTATAA